In Alkaliphilus flagellatus, one DNA window encodes the following:
- a CDS encoding MATE family efflux transporter, whose translation MVIDMTKENPTKAILTFAFPILVGNLFQQLYNIVDSVVVGRFIGKNALAAVGSSFMLMNFFSYIIIGLCLGASVVYSHFFGEKNYSSLKKTIFISFSAISIFTAILSILLVVNTRHMLLLIKTPQSILESSQHYLQIIFGGLIFIFLFNACSALLRSIGDSRTPLYFLILAAIINIVLDLVFVIVFNMGVVGVALATIIAQAVSSILCLIYAFIKIPIIRISREDMVFDKNIALMVGKYGFLTSIQQSIMTFGMVCVQGLVNTFGPDTIAAFTAAGKIDSIAYLPVQDFGNAFSTYIAQNKGAKNASRIIEGVKSASRTIIIFCLILSVIIFVSSSNLMRIFVNANEVNVINLGVEYLSVISIFYVLIGFLFMFYGFFRGIGALRVSLILTVISLGTRVIMAYTLSSIPQIAQRGIWWSVPIGWALADSIGFITYRKMKKNELF comes from the coding sequence ATGGTAATTGATATGACCAAGGAAAATCCAACTAAAGCTATATTAACATTTGCATTTCCTATTTTAGTTGGAAACTTATTTCAGCAATTATATAATATTGTAGATTCAGTCGTAGTTGGAAGATTTATAGGAAAAAATGCACTAGCTGCAGTAGGCTCATCATTTATGTTGATGAACTTTTTTTCATATATAATAATCGGCTTATGTTTAGGTGCTTCAGTTGTTTATTCACATTTTTTTGGAGAAAAAAATTATTCAAGTCTTAAAAAAACAATATTTATATCATTTTCTGCAATAAGTATTTTTACAGCTATACTTTCAATTTTACTAGTAGTAAATACAAGACATATGTTGTTGCTTATAAAAACACCTCAGAGTATACTTGAAAGTTCTCAACATTATTTGCAGATTATCTTCGGAGGACTTATATTTATTTTTCTTTTTAATGCCTGTTCAGCCTTGCTAAGATCTATAGGTGATTCAAGAACGCCCTTATACTTTTTAATATTAGCAGCTATAATTAATATTGTATTAGATTTAGTCTTTGTTATAGTTTTTAATATGGGTGTGGTAGGGGTTGCTCTTGCTACAATAATTGCCCAAGCTGTTTCTTCAATTTTATGTTTAATCTATGCATTTATCAAGATACCAATTATTAGGATATCTCGTGAAGATATGGTTTTTGATAAAAATATAGCACTAATGGTAGGTAAATACGGTTTTCTTACATCAATTCAACAATCTATAATGACATTTGGAATGGTGTGCGTTCAAGGTCTTGTAAACACCTTTGGACCTGATACTATTGCGGCGTTTACTGCAGCAGGTAAAATAGATTCTATAGCATATTTACCTGTTCAAGACTTTGGAAATGCATTTTCCACTTATATTGCACAAAATAAGGGAGCGAAAAATGCATCTCGAATAATTGAAGGGGTAAAATCTGCTTCTCGCACAATAATAATATTTTGCTTAATATTATCTGTAATAATTTTCGTAAGTTCTAGTAATCTAATGAGAATATTTGTAAATGCAAACGAAGTAAATGTGATTAATTTAGGAGTAGAGTATTTATCTGTAATATCTATATTCTATGTATTAATAGGATTCCTGTTTATGTTTTATGGATTTTTTAGGGGGATTGGAGCATTAAGAGTATCTCTAATACTTACAGTAATTTCTTTGGGTACTAGGGTAATTATGGCCTATACACTTTCGAGCATTCCACAGATAGCTCAACGAGGAATATGGTGGTCTGTTCCTATAGGCTGGGCCCTTGCCGATAGTATCGGCTTCATAACATATAGGAAAATGAAAAAAAATGAATTATTCTAA
- a CDS encoding LysR family transcriptional regulator, with the protein MDIKQLLYFVTVVNEGNITAASKKLHIAQPALSKQIKQLEEELNIKLFHRGPRKIALTDAGEILFTKANNMLELKYSIKKELEDNKSGFKGTLKIGSISAISADLLENNVLEFYKKYNKIKYELYEGITPKIIDLLFSRVIEIGVVRTPFETTGLETIYLRNEPMIAAYSNDYDLDKLGDRISIEKLNGKPLIIYRRFENVITSAFQKSEINPYIFCKNDDSRTSLLWANAGLGVAIVPISSKNLVLANNLKYKIIDNQSLYTKIAIITLENATLSTVATNFLKEIARDY; encoded by the coding sequence ATGGATATAAAACAACTTTTATACTTTGTTACTGTGGTAAACGAAGGAAATATTACAGCTGCATCAAAAAAACTACATATTGCACAACCTGCCCTTAGTAAGCAAATAAAACAACTTGAAGAAGAATTAAATATCAAATTATTTCATAGAGGTCCAAGAAAAATAGCTCTTACTGATGCAGGTGAAATTCTTTTTACTAAAGCAAATAATATGCTTGAATTGAAGTATTCAATAAAAAAAGAATTAGAAGATAATAAAAGTGGGTTTAAAGGAACATTAAAGATTGGATCAATATCTGCTATATCCGCTGATTTATTAGAGAATAATGTTCTAGAATTCTATAAAAAGTATAATAAAATTAAATATGAACTCTATGAAGGTATCACACCTAAAATTATAGACCTATTGTTTTCGCGAGTGATTGAAATTGGAGTTGTAAGAACGCCATTCGAAACAACAGGCCTTGAAACTATCTATTTAAGAAACGAACCAATGATAGCTGCATATAGTAATGATTATGATCTAGATAAGTTAGGAGATAGGATCTCAATAGAGAAGCTTAATGGAAAACCTCTTATTATTTATCGTAGATTTGAAAATGTAATAACCTCAGCATTTCAGAAATCGGAAATTAATCCTTATATTTTCTGTAAAAATGATGATTCTAGGACTTCTCTTTTGTGGGCAAATGCTGGACTTGGTGTTGCTATTGTTCCAATATCCTCTAAAAATCTTGTGCTTGCCAACAATTTAAAATATAAAATTATAGATAATCAGTCATTATATACAAAGATTGCAATAATAACTCTTGAGAATGCTACTTTATCCACTGTAGCAACCAATTTTTTAAAAGAAATTGCTAGAGATTATTAA
- a CDS encoding copper amine oxidase N-terminal domain-containing protein codes for MKYKKALAGFLSVTIVSISGFTVFANNTGDLKTINDSGNIKEIMPISEKLNEGQESYFNSFSGVVKEIRDFEGVEGSQFVLVENEEGSIANIVISKDTYIVNDAEIAVGSTITGFYKANAPMIMIYPAQYNAEVVAVENKDQNIKVDIFNKDLISSDNSLKLNISDDTEIILEDGKSFEGDLENRKLVVTYDVSTKSIPAQTNPIKIVVLFEEPVHPNLELPEEETGTVIGDVSTMNIVVNDKKIEAPSAYTNEDGTVMVPLRAIAEALEFDINWDNESQSIMLGKGISLKVGEDNYTYMKTSPIKLGTAPELVEGTTFVPLSFFKEVVRMNNAYVFEGQIVIDNAEVME; via the coding sequence ATGAAATATAAAAAAGCACTTGCAGGATTTTTATCCGTAACAATTGTATCTATTTCTGGATTTACAGTTTTTGCAAATAACACAGGAGATTTAAAAACTATAAATGATTCTGGGAATATTAAAGAAATTATGCCAATAAGCGAGAAACTAAATGAAGGACAAGAATCTTATTTTAATTCTTTTAGTGGAGTAGTAAAGGAAATAAGAGACTTTGAAGGTGTAGAAGGATCCCAATTTGTCCTAGTAGAAAATGAAGAAGGATCAATAGCAAATATAGTAATATCTAAGGATACTTATATTGTAAATGATGCTGAAATTGCTGTAGGATCTACAATAACTGGCTTTTATAAAGCTAATGCACCAATGATTATGATTTATCCAGCACAATACAATGCTGAAGTTGTAGCTGTTGAAAACAAAGATCAAAATATTAAAGTTGATATTTTTAATAAAGATTTAATTAGCTCTGATAATTCATTAAAACTAAATATTTCTGATGATACAGAGATTATTTTAGAAGATGGGAAATCTTTTGAAGGCGACCTTGAAAATAGAAAACTTGTAGTAACTTACGATGTTTCTACAAAAAGTATCCCTGCGCAAACTAATCCAATTAAAATAGTTGTACTGTTTGAAGAGCCAGTGCATCCTAATCTTGAGTTACCAGAAGAGGAAACAGGTACAGTAATAGGTGATGTTTCCACTATGAATATCGTTGTTAATGACAAGAAAATAGAGGCTCCATCAGCTTATACTAATGAAGATGGTACTGTTATGGTTCCACTTCGTGCAATTGCTGAGGCTTTGGAATTTGATATAAATTGGGATAACGAGTCGCAAAGTATTATGCTTGGCAAAGGAATTTCTTTAAAAGTAGGTGAGGATAACTATACTTATATGAAAACTTCTCCTATCAAATTAGGAACTGCTCCAGAATTAGTTGAAGGAACAACCTTCGTTCCACTAAGCTTCTTCAAGGAAGTAGTACGTATGAATAATGCATATGTGTTTGAGGGACAAATTGTAATAGATAATGCAGAAGTAATGGAGTAA
- a CDS encoding 4Fe-4S binding protein — MSLETTKKVVKRKAQVIKDDCVACGTCVNVCPIEAIKIIAGVFAEVDQSKCVGCSKCVKECPASVIEIITKEEVK; from the coding sequence ATGAGTTTAGAAACTACAAAAAAGGTAGTAAAAAGAAAAGCCCAAGTTATAAAAGATGATTGTGTTGCTTGTGGAACTTGTGTAAATGTATGTCCAATAGAAGCAATAAAAATTATCGCTGGGGTATTTGCAGAAGTTGATCAATCTAAATGCGTCGGATGTTCCAAGTGTGTAAAAGAGTGTCCAGCTTCTGTAATAGAGATTATAACTAAGGAAGAGGTGAAATAG
- a CDS encoding 4Fe-4S binding protein — translation MTKKKKKAWYEYLYIVSSLYLMLGLFNILFAWLGVLCFAIPLIISLSGGGKTYCNQYCGRGQLLYLLGTKYKLSRNKPIPKFLRSKWFRHGFLIFFMTMFANMLFNTYLVFAGARGLKQVITLLWTWKLPWNWVNTSFVSPWIAQFAFGFYSMMLTSTIIGIITMLLYKPRSWCVYCPMGTMTHGISILKYKSGSTN, via the coding sequence ATGACTAAAAAGAAAAAGAAGGCCTGGTATGAATATTTATATATTGTGTCATCCCTATATTTAATGCTTGGTTTGTTTAACATACTCTTTGCTTGGTTAGGGGTACTATGCTTTGCTATTCCACTAATTATTTCATTGAGTGGTGGAGGTAAAACTTATTGTAACCAATATTGTGGTCGAGGACAGTTATTATATCTTCTTGGTACTAAATATAAATTATCAAGAAATAAACCTATTCCTAAGTTTTTAAGGTCAAAATGGTTTAGACACGGATTTTTAATTTTTTTTATGACTATGTTTGCAAATATGCTTTTTAATACTTACCTAGTTTTTGCTGGAGCTAGAGGATTAAAACAAGTTATAACCTTACTTTGGACATGGAAGCTACCTTGGAATTGGGTAAACACAAGCTTTGTTTCTCCATGGATAGCTCAATTCGCATTTGGGTTCTACAGTATGATGTTAACTTCAACAATAATAGGTATAATAACTATGCTTTTATATAAGCCTCGCTCATGGTGTGTATATTGTCCTATGGGAACTATGACTCACGGTATTTCTATTTTAAAATATAAAAGTGGATCAACAAATTAA
- a CDS encoding DsrE family protein: protein MEGFNVVFHINESIKWAMLLANVSNLIKDLGQENIVIKVVANGAAVVDYISNDNKDNNELLNRISELWKLGVDFIACKNSLVGNKINENLLPKFVTIVPAGVTELVKRQSEGYSYIRP, encoded by the coding sequence ATGGAGGGATTTAATGTTGTTTTTCATATAAATGAATCAATAAAATGGGCAATGTTACTAGCGAATGTAAGTAATCTAATTAAAGATTTAGGACAAGAAAATATTGTTATAAAAGTAGTTGCAAATGGAGCTGCAGTTGTAGACTACATTTCTAATGATAATAAAGATAACAATGAATTGCTAAATAGAATAAGCGAACTTTGGAAATTAGGCGTAGATTTTATAGCATGTAAAAACTCTTTAGTAGGGAATAAAATAAACGAAAATTTACTACCTAAATTTGTTACGATAGTACCAGCAGGTGTAACAGAACTAGTTAAAAGACAGTCAGAGGGATATTCCTATATTAGGCCTTAA
- a CDS encoding thioredoxin family protein produces MNIVDSNEVIKKLINSNKMVLVYFGSKTCGVCSAMKPKVDEVLKIYPKIKSIQVDVEKSMQLSATYDIFTIPAILVFIEGKETIREARYISMQDIEGKISRYYDLIFE; encoded by the coding sequence GTGAATATAGTAGACTCAAATGAAGTTATAAAGAAACTAATAAATAGCAATAAGATGGTACTAGTGTACTTTGGAAGTAAGACTTGCGGTGTATGTAGTGCTATGAAACCAAAGGTAGATGAAGTTCTTAAAATATATCCTAAAATTAAGAGCATTCAAGTCGATGTAGAAAAATCGATGCAATTATCAGCAACCTATGATATTTTTACTATTCCTGCTATTCTTGTATTTATTGAAGGAAAAGAGACAATAAGAGAGGCTAGATATATTAGTATGCAAGATATAGAAGGAAAGATTTCAAGATACTACGACCTAATATTTGAGTAA
- a CDS encoding homocysteine S-methyltransferase family protein, whose amino-acid sequence MIKNLLDKKQNIYLDGAMGTNLMKINNRRLANMETFSFSNPESVKKVHRDYLLAGSDVILTNTFGCNPIRLSGTNINPKEAILRGINIAQNAISSINNEGKKYIALDIGPIGKPIDDKNITSNGVYDMFAMQAELGTENGCDLIFIETMYNLNELIIAIKASKDNSNLPIFASFILGKDMKLYSGEDISLIINILENLHVDAIGVNCSFGSFDSIKIMSEITKLASFPLICKPNAGMVIKDSDSHEINSTKFSNHMKKVNEMGVNILGGCCGTDSNYIKDMIAVCEK is encoded by the coding sequence ATGATAAAGAATTTATTAGATAAAAAACAAAACATTTATTTAGACGGAGCTATGGGAACTAATCTTATGAAAATAAACAATAGAAGACTAGCAAACATGGAAACATTTAGCTTTTCTAATCCTGAATCGGTTAAAAAAGTGCATAGGGACTATCTTTTAGCAGGTAGCGATGTTATTTTAACCAATACCTTTGGTTGTAATCCTATTAGACTATCGGGTACTAATATAAATCCTAAAGAAGCTATTTTAAGAGGAATAAATATAGCTCAAAATGCCATTTCTTCTATAAATAATGAGGGAAAAAAATATATAGCTTTAGATATTGGTCCAATTGGAAAACCTATAGATGATAAAAATATTACTTCTAATGGTGTTTACGATATGTTCGCTATGCAGGCAGAATTAGGCACAGAAAATGGTTGCGATTTAATATTTATAGAAACAATGTATAATTTAAATGAATTAATTATAGCGATAAAAGCTTCCAAAGATAATTCTAATCTTCCTATTTTCGCTAGTTTTATTTTGGGAAAAGATATGAAATTATACTCTGGTGAAGATATTTCTTTAATCATTAATATCTTAGAAAATCTACATGTAGATGCAATAGGGGTCAACTGTTCATTTGGATCCTTTGATTCAATTAAAATAATGAGTGAGATTACGAAGCTTGCATCATTTCCTTTAATTTGCAAACCTAATGCTGGCATGGTTATAAAAGATTCTGATTCTCACGAGATAAATTCAACGAAGTTTTCTAATCATATGAAAAAAGTAAATGAGATGGGAGTTAATATTTTAGGAGGATGTTGTGGTACTGATTCAAATTATATCAAAGATATGATAGCTGTTTGTGAGAAGTAA
- a CDS encoding methylated-DNA--[protein]-cysteine S-methyltransferase, with the protein MKNIYFYQTDIGKICIIENGTEITNLYFDKGIIPNDAKINETELLKEAKQQLDDYLAGRIKNFDLPLAPVGTEFQQKVWRTLQDIPYGETRSYGEIAKNIGKPKASRAIGMANNKNPILIFIPCHRIIGTNGKLTGYAGGLEVKEFLLNKEKANARKQIKD; encoded by the coding sequence ATGAAAAATATATATTTCTATCAAACAGATATTGGTAAGATATGTATTATAGAAAATGGAACAGAAATTACTAATTTGTATTTTGATAAGGGGATTATACCAAATGATGCAAAGATAAATGAAACTGAATTACTAAAAGAGGCAAAGCAACAGCTGGATGATTATTTGGCAGGAAGGATAAAAAATTTTGATCTTCCACTTGCACCTGTCGGTACAGAGTTTCAGCAAAAAGTTTGGAGAACTTTACAGGATATTCCTTATGGCGAAACTCGTAGCTATGGTGAAATTGCAAAGAATATCGGTAAGCCAAAGGCATCTCGTGCTATAGGTATGGCAAATAATAAAAATCCTATTCTTATATTTATTCCTTGCCATCGCATTATTGGCACAAATGGTAAGCTTACTGGATATGCAGGTGGTCTTGAAGTAAAAGAGTTTCTTTTAAATAAGGAAAAAGCTAATGCTAGAAAACAGATAAAGGATTGA
- a CDS encoding lysoplasmalogenase family protein, producing MKYRKKELFLKILLITICILYILFLYIDIFNIQDFISSDILKYISIIFCFLITLILGENCLDKKDISLLQTGLFITVFADLFLLILDYYILGITLFCFVQIIYYIRYKGYRDSFTIVRFIIIFLFIMAVYFTLNIFIIKIDFILAIAFFYSICLMTSTIEAIKAFKNNLYPYPNNYMVLWGMIFFFLCDINVAISNLTREIFVPLYNISILLIWFFYLPSQILLSISGNKFKENKK from the coding sequence TTGAAATACAGAAAAAAAGAATTATTTCTAAAGATATTATTAATAACAATTTGTATATTATATATATTATTCTTATATATAGACATTTTTAATATACAAGATTTTATATCGTCAGATATACTGAAATACATATCAATAATATTTTGCTTCCTAATAACTCTTATTTTAGGAGAAAATTGTCTTGATAAAAAAGATATATCTTTGCTCCAAACTGGATTGTTCATTACAGTTTTTGCGGATTTATTTCTTCTTATTTTAGATTATTATATTTTAGGAATAACTCTTTTTTGTTTTGTTCAAATAATTTACTACATTAGATATAAAGGATATAGAGATTCTTTTACTATTGTTAGATTTATCATTATATTTTTATTTATAATGGCGGTTTATTTCACATTAAATATATTTATTATAAAAATTGATTTTATATTAGCAATAGCATTCTTTTATTCTATATGTTTAATGACTAGTACTATAGAAGCAATCAAAGCTTTCAAAAATAATTTATATCCATATCCAAATAACTATATGGTACTATGGGGTATGATTTTTTTCTTTTTATGTGATATAAATGTGGCTATATCTAATTTAACTAGAGAAATTTTCGTACCGCTATATAATATTTCTATCCTACTAATATGGTTTTTTTATTTACCTTCCCAAATTCTACTCTCCATAAGTGGTAATAAATTTAAAGAAAATAAGAAATAA
- a CDS encoding threonine synthase has translation MPINYVCHECGKKYNPTSLAFRCECGGLLDLEKSNFQFSDKNILRAEWSLFRYIKALPFNDNFSSWKDISMGEGLSPIVALEKDNPDLLVKVDYLMPTLSFKDRGAVVLISKAKELGIKKVIQDSSGNAGTSIAAYANRAGIECDIYVPENTSSKKVKQISSHGAKVHLIKGTREDTAKAALAAVESGEGFYASHVYNPFFYEGTKTYAYEIYEQLNGKIPDTLVIPVGNGTLLLGSYYGFKELLEAHLISKMPRIVAVQSEGCAPIYKAFNAGETTVKEVINTGTLAEGIAIAEPKRGKQILEAIRDTHGEIIIAPENKIVEARKYLAEKGFYVEPTTAATFAGFFDYYEKYNHKINGKVILPLCGAGLKAD, from the coding sequence ATGCCAATTAACTATGTATGTCATGAATGTGGTAAAAAGTATAACCCTACATCACTGGCATTTCGCTGTGAATGCGGAGGCCTATTGGACCTTGAAAAGTCTAACTTTCAGTTTTCAGATAAAAATATACTAAGAGCAGAGTGGAGCTTGTTTAGGTATATAAAAGCACTACCTTTTAATGATAACTTTAGCTCATGGAAAGATATTTCAATGGGAGAAGGTTTAAGCCCTATTGTTGCATTAGAAAAAGACAATCCGGATTTATTAGTCAAGGTCGACTATTTGATGCCGACTTTATCCTTTAAGGATAGAGGTGCTGTTGTTTTGATTTCAAAAGCAAAGGAACTAGGAATAAAGAAAGTTATCCAGGACAGCAGTGGTAATGCAGGCACTTCTATAGCCGCATATGCAAATAGAGCAGGTATTGAATGCGACATTTATGTGCCTGAAAATACATCTTCAAAAAAAGTTAAGCAAATCTCATCACATGGTGCAAAAGTTCATTTAATTAAAGGAACACGAGAAGATACTGCCAAAGCCGCCTTAGCCGCAGTGGAGTCTGGTGAAGGGTTTTATGCTAGTCATGTTTATAATCCCTTTTTCTATGAAGGCACTAAAACCTACGCCTATGAAATCTATGAGCAATTAAATGGAAAAATACCAGATACTTTAGTAATACCTGTCGGCAACGGAACTTTGCTTCTAGGCTCATACTATGGTTTTAAAGAACTACTGGAAGCACATCTTATTTCAAAAATGCCCAGAATTGTAGCTGTTCAATCTGAAGGTTGCGCCCCAATATACAAGGCTTTTAATGCAGGTGAAACTACCGTAAAAGAAGTTATTAACACAGGAACTTTAGCTGAAGGTATTGCTATCGCAGAGCCAAAGAGAGGAAAACAAATACTGGAGGCTATTCGGGATACCCATGGAGAAATCATTATTGCACCAGAGAATAAGATTGTTGAAGCAAGAAAATACTTAGCTGAAAAAGGGTTTTATGTAGAGCCTACTACAGCCGCTACCTTTGCAGGTTTTTTTGATTATTACGAAAAATACAATCACAAAATAAATGGTAAGGTAATATTACCACTATGTGGTGCTGGATTAAAAGCCGATTAA
- the pruA gene encoding L-glutamate gamma-semialdehyde dehydrogenase yields the protein MNNNISKELNFKNEKVLKYLPGSPERVKLENELSHIKSSFIDIPVIIGGKEIRTGNKGQCIIPHDNKKIIGEYHKAGKEEVEMAIREALKAKINWEKLHWESRVAIFLKAAELASGPWRAKLNAATMLSQSKTFKQAEIDSACELVDFMRYNAVCLHQIYSEQPISTKSVWNRMEYRPLEGFIFAVSPFNFTAIGSNLVGAPAITGNTVVWKPASNAVYSSYMIYKLFQEAGLPDGVINFIPGNPKDIGDTVMVNENLSGIHFTGSTKVFQSMWTTIGNNISNYKTFPRIVGETGGKNYVIVHDSANVEAVSRGLLEGAFEYQGQKCSAASRAYIARSLWPSIKENLLEKVNNVKVGSVEDFTNFMGAVIDKKSFDTVKEYIEFAQHSTEAEILFGGKCDDSVGYFVEPTVIVTNNPHFKTMEEEIFGPVLTVYIYDDEDYLDTLKLCNNTSKYGLTGSIYAKDRYAIAECEKELVHTAGNFYINDKPTGAIVGQQPFGGARLSGTNDKAGSKLNLIRWMSPRVIKENLS from the coding sequence ATGAATAATAACATTTCAAAAGAGCTGAATTTTAAAAACGAAAAAGTATTAAAGTATTTACCAGGAAGCCCCGAAAGAGTGAAGCTTGAAAATGAATTGTCACATATAAAATCTTCATTTATTGATATACCTGTTATAATAGGAGGTAAAGAAATACGTACTGGCAATAAAGGACAATGTATAATTCCCCATGATAATAAAAAGATAATAGGAGAATATCATAAAGCAGGAAAAGAAGAAGTTGAAATGGCCATTAGAGAGGCATTAAAAGCAAAAATTAATTGGGAAAAATTACATTGGGAATCCAGAGTAGCCATATTTTTAAAGGCTGCTGAATTAGCCTCCGGGCCTTGGAGGGCCAAACTTAATGCTGCTACTATGCTTTCTCAAAGCAAAACTTTTAAACAAGCTGAAATAGATTCAGCATGTGAATTAGTAGATTTTATGAGATATAACGCAGTTTGCTTACATCAAATATACAGTGAACAGCCTATATCTACAAAATCTGTATGGAATAGAATGGAGTATAGGCCTCTCGAAGGATTTATTTTTGCCGTGTCTCCTTTTAATTTTACTGCTATAGGTAGTAATCTTGTTGGGGCTCCAGCAATAACTGGTAACACTGTTGTATGGAAACCTGCATCTAATGCAGTCTATTCATCATATATGATCTATAAATTATTTCAGGAAGCAGGTTTGCCAGATGGTGTTATAAACTTTATTCCCGGAAATCCTAAAGATATAGGGGATACTGTTATGGTTAATGAAAACCTTAGCGGAATACATTTTACCGGTTCAACAAAAGTGTTCCAAAGTATGTGGACAACAATAGGAAATAATATATCTAATTATAAAACCTTTCCAAGAATTGTAGGAGAAACAGGAGGTAAAAATTATGTTATTGTCCACGACTCTGCCAATGTAGAAGCTGTGTCACGAGGCCTTCTAGAGGGGGCTTTTGAGTATCAAGGACAAAAATGTTCTGCAGCATCCAGAGCCTACATAGCAAGAAGCTTATGGCCATCCATTAAAGAAAACCTACTAGAAAAAGTTAATAATGTAAAGGTAGGAAGTGTGGAAGATTTCACTAATTTTATGGGAGCAGTTATTGATAAAAAATCCTTTGATACAGTGAAGGAATATATTGAATTTGCTCAGCATTCCACAGAAGCAGAAATACTTTTTGGAGGTAAATGCGATGACAGTGTCGGTTATTTTGTAGAACCTACTGTAATAGTAACTAATAACCCACATTTTAAGACTATGGAGGAAGAAATATTTGGACCAGTTTTAACTGTGTATATATACGATGACGAGGATTATCTAGATACTCTTAAATTATGCAATAATACATCTAAATATGGGCTAACAGGTTCAATTTATGCAAAAGATAGGTATGCAATAGCAGAATGTGAAAAAGAATTGGTTCATACTGCAGGTAATTTTTATATAAATGATAAACCAACAGGAGCAATAGTAGGACAGCAACCCTTTGGAGGCGCCAGACTATCCGGCACTAATGATAAAGCAGGCTCTAAATTAAACTTGATCCGTTGGATGAGTCCGAGGGTCATTAAAGAAAATCTTAGTTAA
- a CDS encoding Lrp/AsnC family transcriptional regulator has protein sequence MDEIDIKILELLENNGRMSHEEIGKRLNMSRPAIHQRVSKLEQNKIIKNYNTEINWSKVGQGIGAIVFINVRTSDFKEIMEQVINLKIEGLTIEKCYRITGQWCIMLKIRAGLTEQVTLLHDELLKIEGMSDTFTMLILSEANKNQQL, from the coding sequence ATGGATGAAATAGATATAAAAATTCTAGAACTTCTAGAAAATAACGGTAGAATGTCCCATGAAGAAATAGGTAAAAGACTAAATATGTCAAGACCTGCCATACATCAAAGGGTCTCTAAACTAGAGCAAAATAAAATAATAAAAAACTATAATACAGAAATCAATTGGAGTAAAGTTGGTCAGGGTATTGGAGCTATTGTATTTATTAATGTAAGGACATCAGACTTTAAAGAAATTATGGAGCAGGTAATAAATTTAAAGATTGAAGGGCTCACTATAGAAAAATGCTATAGGATTACTGGACAATGGTGCATAATGCTTAAAATTAGAGCAGGTCTAACAGAACAGGTGACTCTGCTTCATGATGAACTATTGAAAATCGAAGGTATGTCAGATACTTTTACTATGCTTATATTATCAGAAGCAAATAAAAACCAACAATTATAA
- a CDS encoding CD3324 family protein, whose protein sequence is MKYEKAQNILPEDVIELIQQYIEGGYLYIPVKCKNKKAWGENSGAKDSLKERNREIFDLYNQGISIKELAEQYYLTEYSIRRIIRQEKQII, encoded by the coding sequence ATGAAATATGAAAAGGCACAAAATATATTGCCAGAAGATGTAATTGAATTAATTCAACAATATATAGAGGGTGGGTATTTATATATACCTGTAAAATGTAAGAATAAGAAAGCTTGGGGAGAGAATAGTGGTGCAAAAGATAGTTTGAAGGAAAGAAATAGAGAGATTTTTGATTTATACAATCAAGGAATATCTATTAAAGAACTTGCTGAGCAGTACTATCTTACTGAGTATAGTATTAGAAGAATAATTAGACAAGAAAAACAAATAATATGA